The following proteins come from a genomic window of Pseudomonas cichorii:
- a CDS encoding Ig-like domain-containing protein — protein MLFDGAVAATVADAAQSDSQATAEAAKTTDQASAKDSSSDSHAQSAATADITTTSTTVTGSTVVFVDSRVKDADSLLTGVAPGAQVVMLDATKDGLQQIADYLESHQGVSSVQIIAHGNSGDLWLGNSYLSADNIAQRSALLAEIGNDMVAGGDILIYACNTAEGELGLSFVDSLAQLTGRDIAASTNRTGVGGDWTLEIATGSIESIGALSQQAMDSYQWGLATITVTSSSSTGAGTLRAALASAQNGDIVTFSSSMTVALDAQLVVNRNITIDGDLDNNGVADVTLDGQNRTSVIRVTSGTTATFDGLIITRGVASTSGANSGATVSAADAVGGGINNAGNLTLRNVTVTANSAAGGGGGGGVLTPTVGGGGGGGGGIGGQNGATGGAAGSYFPTSPSANTGGNGAGFNTIYMGGRGGNASGGGAGGIGVSGYTNGGAGGTATSGGRTIGGGGGGSGFDATGGRGGSAVGGIYNASTGTLAIIGTSTISSNIGAGGGGGGGGTIGGNGGRGIGAIWNRGTLNITAGNNSSLSGNVGISGSGGQATSGGTNGTSPTGVNNIFNDGGGLNITYSADISAPTISSIVIANPSLGSGGSSAVTFTFSEPVFGLDISEIVVPNGTLTNLTTTNNITWTATLTASSNVSDSSNAITLAGSAVQDSAGNIGTGTATSNNYVVSDSVAPTATVVVSDTTLIAGETSLVTITFSEAVTGFNNADLSVANGTLTAVSSSDGGVTWTATLTPFNNLTSATNLISLNMSSVQDLSANSGTGTVSSNNYAIDTSRPTATIVVADPSLTIGETSTVTITFSEAVSGFSNADLTVANGTLSAVSTSNNIVWTATLTPTNNITDTSNLITLDNTGVTDAAGNTGLATTISNNYLVDTIRPTSSIQVADANITAGETSLVTITFSEAVSGFTNADLTVPNGTLTNVSSSDGGITWTATFTPTNNVSDTTNLITLDNTGVTDMAGNAGVGSTNSGNFTINTVRPTGTIIISDSSLSIGETPTVTITFSEAVSGFSNADLIVANGTLSPVSSSDGGITWTATFTPAANVTDLTNVITLDMSGVANSSGNAGLGTLTSNNYAIDTLRPTATIVVANNNLSIGETSLVTITFSEAVSGFTNADLTVSNGSLSAVSSSDGGITWTGILTPVAGVTNASNVITLTNTGVFDIAGNVGVGTTNSSNYAIDTVRPTSAITMADSNLSVGETSLVTITFSEAVTGFTNGDLIVPNGTLSTLTSSDGGITWTATFTPNINIADTTNLIILDNSGVTDLAGNVGSGITNSPNFTIDTMQPTATIVVADSALRVGETSLVTITFSEAVNGFTNADLTVSNGTLSPVSSSDGGITWTATFTPNQGLSDATNLITLDNTGFTNVSGNSGSGTTISNNYAIDTVRPTSAIVVADNALAIGENSLVTITFSEAVTGFTNADLTVSNGTLSAVSSSDGGVTWTATLTPTANITSASNVITLDNTGVTDQAGNTGTGITTSSNYAIDSARPTASIVVADSTLIAGETSLVTITFSEAVSGFTNGDLSVANGTLSTVSSSDGGITWTATFTPTNNIVDSTNLITLDNTGVTDLAGNTGTGTTNSNNYAIDTARPTATIVVADNALRVGETSLVTITFSEAVSGFTNADLTIANGTLSAVSSSDGGITWTATLTPTASVTDTTNLITLDNTGVANASGNIGSGTTDSNNYAIDTVRPTSTIVVADNALAIGETSLVTITFSEAVTGFTNADLTVSNGTLSAVSSSDGGVTWTATLTPTANITSASNVITLDNTGVTDQAGNAGTGLTTSGNYAVDSERPTASIVVADSSLAAGETSLVTITFSEAVTGFTNADLTVPNGTLSAVSSSDGGITWTATFTPTANSSDTSNVISLNSAGVTDLAGNAGTGIVNSGNFTIDTRQPTATIVVADSALVIGESSLVTITFSEAVSGFTNADLTVANGTLSAVSSSDGGITWTATLTPAANVTDTTNLITLDNTGFANASGNIGSGVTSSNNYTIDTARPTATIVVANSTLGIGQTSPVTITFSEAVTNFDLSDLSVANGTLSNLVSSDGGITWTAILTPTANITDATNFIVMDSSNVTDLSGNAGSGVQNSANYAIDGQVPTISSIVVANPNLTTGQTTQVTFTFSERVSNFDLSDLSVANGTLSNLASNDGGLTWTATLTPTANTQAPSNFITLDSSNVTDLAGNTGIGITNSSSYAVTTLSQGGDPQFRISDSVPLISQPNLPLQPTLFGPPTGNLGSPLSFAPLFEVRTTGDGLPPLGNIFISNGALAPSFIAQVFSSSELGGSTGATGGFLGFSSGEGGVFGSSTLSTLFSRESSTDTSAQSTFDSGSSRGLSDSSQGIRGSFGALTLEQQLQLLKDGEQKQLHELAWALGKAGISEVQA, from the coding sequence ATGCTGTTCGATGGCGCAGTGGCTGCCACCGTTGCCGATGCTGCGCAGTCGGACAGCCAGGCGACTGCCGAGGCTGCCAAGACTACCGATCAGGCCAGTGCCAAAGACAGCAGCAGCGATAGCCATGCGCAATCGGCTGCGACGGCTGATATCACGACCACCTCAACGACCGTAACAGGCAGCACCGTGGTCTTCGTCGACTCGCGGGTCAAGGACGCCGACAGCCTGCTCACAGGCGTTGCGCCTGGCGCGCAGGTGGTCATGCTTGACGCTACCAAAGACGGCCTGCAACAGATCGCCGACTATCTGGAGTCCCATCAGGGCGTGAGTTCGGTGCAGATCATCGCCCACGGCAACTCGGGTGATCTGTGGCTGGGCAACAGCTATCTGTCGGCCGACAACATTGCTCAACGCAGTGCCTTGCTGGCCGAGATCGGCAATGACATGGTCGCGGGCGGCGATATCCTGATTTACGCCTGTAATACCGCCGAAGGCGAGCTGGGTCTGAGCTTCGTCGATTCGCTCGCACAGCTCACTGGTCGCGACATTGCTGCATCGACCAACCGCACCGGCGTGGGCGGCGACTGGACGCTGGAAATCGCGACCGGCAGCATCGAAAGCATCGGTGCTCTGTCCCAGCAGGCGATGGACTCTTACCAGTGGGGGCTTGCGACCATCACCGTAACCTCCAGCAGCAGTACCGGCGCAGGAACCTTGCGTGCAGCGCTGGCCAGTGCCCAGAACGGCGATATCGTGACCTTCTCCAGCAGCATGACAGTCGCGCTTGACGCCCAGTTGGTGGTCAACAGAAACATCACCATCGATGGCGACCTGGATAACAACGGCGTGGCGGATGTCACGCTGGATGGCCAGAACAGGACCAGTGTGATCCGGGTGACCTCCGGTACGACGGCCACCTTTGACGGTCTGATCATTACGCGCGGCGTTGCCAGCACTTCGGGTGCCAATAGTGGTGCAACGGTTTCGGCGGCTGACGCTGTGGGCGGCGGTATCAATAACGCCGGTAACCTCACGTTGCGCAATGTCACCGTGACAGCCAACTCTGCCGCAGGCGGTGGTGGTGGCGGTGGCGTGTTGACCCCGACCGTCGGTGGTGGTGGCGGTGGCGGTGGTGGTATTGGTGGTCAGAATGGTGCTACCGGTGGCGCTGCCGGGAGCTATTTCCCTACATCTCCCTCAGCCAACACCGGCGGTAACGGTGCGGGTTTCAACACGATTTACATGGGGGGGCGTGGTGGTAATGCGAGCGGTGGTGGTGCTGGTGGTATTGGTGTCTCTGGTTATACCAATGGCGGCGCGGGCGGCACGGCGACTTCCGGTGGGCGGACTATCGGCGGTGGCGGTGGCGGTTCGGGCTTTGATGCCACTGGCGGCCGAGGCGGCTCGGCGGTAGGCGGTATCTATAACGCCTCTACTGGCACCTTGGCGATCATCGGCACCTCAACCATCAGCAGCAACATCGGTGCAGGCGGCGGCGGTGGTGGTGGCGGTACGATCGGCGGGAACGGCGGCCGGGGTATCGGTGCCATCTGGAACAGGGGCACGCTCAATATCACGGCAGGCAACAACTCGTCCCTGAGTGGCAACGTAGGTATCAGCGGGTCGGGTGGTCAGGCAACCAGCGGTGGTACAAACGGTACCTCGCCAACGGGGGTCAATAACATCTTCAACGATGGTGGAGGGTTGAATATCACCTACAGTGCTGACATTTCGGCACCCACAATCTCCAGCATCGTGATTGCCAACCCGTCTTTGGGGTCAGGTGGTTCGTCTGCCGTGACGTTCACCTTCAGTGAGCCGGTGTTCGGTCTGGATATTTCCGAGATTGTCGTTCCCAACGGCACCCTGACCAACCTCACGACCACCAACAACATCACATGGACTGCCACGCTGACGGCATCCAGCAATGTCTCGGACTCGAGCAACGCCATTACCCTGGCCGGTTCGGCCGTGCAGGACTCGGCGGGCAATATCGGGACCGGGACCGCGACGTCCAACAACTATGTGGTCAGTGACTCCGTCGCTCCGACCGCAACCGTCGTTGTGTCGGACACCACGTTGATCGCGGGCGAAACTTCGCTGGTCACCATCACCTTCAGCGAAGCGGTAACGGGTTTCAACAATGCGGATTTGTCGGTTGCCAACGGTACCCTGACCGCAGTAAGCAGCAGTGACGGTGGCGTTACCTGGACCGCAACCCTGACGCCGTTCAACAACCTGACCAGTGCTACCAACCTGATCAGTCTGAACATGTCCAGTGTGCAGGACTTGTCAGCCAACTCAGGCACTGGAACGGTTTCATCGAACAACTATGCAATCGATACGTCGCGCCCGACCGCCACTATCGTCGTTGCGGACCCTTCACTGACTATCGGTGAAACGTCGACGGTGACGATTACCTTCAGTGAAGCGGTCAGCGGTTTTAGCAACGCTGACCTGACTGTCGCCAACGGTACCCTGAGTGCAGTAAGCACCAGCAACAACATTGTCTGGACCGCCACCCTCACGCCGACCAACAACATCACTGATACCAGCAACCTGATTACCCTGGACAATACCGGTGTCACGGATGCCGCAGGTAATACCGGGCTTGCCACGACCATTTCCAATAACTACCTCGTCGATACTATTCGCCCGACCTCCAGCATTCAGGTTGCCGACGCCAACATTACCGCCGGTGAAACCTCGCTGGTGACCATCACCTTCAGCGAAGCGGTGAGCGGTTTTACCAATGCCGACCTGACCGTGCCCAACGGTACCTTGACTAACGTCAGCAGCAGCGATGGCGGTATTACCTGGACCGCGACCTTCACGCCGACCAACAACGTATCCGACACCACCAACCTGATCACCCTGGATAACACTGGCGTGACAGATATGGCCGGCAACGCCGGGGTCGGTAGCACCAACTCGGGCAATTTCACCATCAACACTGTGCGTCCGACCGGGACGATCATTATCTCCGACAGTTCTTTGTCGATCGGCGAAACCCCAACGGTGACCATCACCTTCAGCGAAGCGGTGAGCGGCTTCAGCAATGCTGACCTGATTGTGGCTAATGGCACATTGAGCCCGGTCAGTAGCAGTGATGGCGGTATCACCTGGACCGCGACCTTCACGCCAGCCGCGAACGTGACCGATCTCACCAACGTGATCACGCTGGATATGTCCGGTGTCGCGAACTCTTCTGGCAACGCGGGCCTCGGTACCCTCACCTCGAACAATTACGCCATCGATACCTTGCGCCCGACCGCGACCATTGTGGTTGCCAATAACAACCTGTCCATCGGCGAAACCTCGTTGGTCACCATTACTTTCAGTGAAGCGGTGAGCGGCTTCACCAACGCCGACCTGACCGTGAGCAACGGTTCGCTGAGTGCGGTCAGCAGCAGCGATGGCGGTATCACCTGGACCGGGATACTGACTCCGGTAGCAGGCGTCACCAATGCCAGCAACGTCATCACTCTGACCAATACCGGGGTGTTCGACATCGCTGGCAACGTGGGCGTTGGTACCACCAATTCGAGCAACTACGCGATCGACACTGTGCGCCCGACTTCGGCCATTACAATGGCCGACAGCAACCTCTCGGTCGGCGAAACCTCGTTGGTCACTATTACTTTCAGCGAAGCGGTGACCGGCTTCACCAATGGCGACCTGATCGTACCTAACGGCACCTTGAGCACCCTCACCAGCAGCGATGGCGGCATTACCTGGACCGCGACCTTCACACCGAATATCAATATCGCTGACACCACCAACCTGATCATCCTGGATAACTCAGGCGTGACAGACCTGGCCGGCAACGTCGGGAGCGGTATAACCAACTCGCCCAACTTCACCATCGATACCATGCAGCCCACGGCAACCATCGTGGTCGCGGACAGTGCGTTGAGAGTGGGCGAAACTTCACTGGTCACCATCACCTTCAGCGAAGCGGTGAACGGTTTTACCAACGCTGATCTGACGGTGAGCAATGGCACCTTGAGCCCGGTCAGCAGCAGTGATGGCGGTATCACCTGGACGGCGACCTTTACGCCGAACCAGGGGCTGAGCGATGCCACCAACCTCATCACGCTGGATAACACTGGGTTCACCAACGTATCCGGTAACTCGGGTTCCGGTACCACAATCTCGAACAACTACGCCATCGACACCGTGCGTCCGACCTCAGCCATCGTGGTTGCCGACAACGCCCTGGCCATTGGTGAAAACTCGTTGGTGACCATCACCTTCAGCGAGGCTGTGACCGGTTTCACCAACGCCGACCTGACCGTGTCCAATGGCACCTTGAGCGCGGTCAGCAGCAGCGACGGCGGTGTGACCTGGACTGCAACCCTGACGCCTACCGCCAACATCACCAGTGCCAGCAATGTCATCACTCTGGATAACACGGGTGTGACCGATCAGGCAGGCAATACGGGCACCGGCATCACGACATCGAGCAACTATGCCATCGACTCTGCGCGTCCGACCGCGAGTATCGTTGTGGCTGACAGCACGCTGATCGCTGGCGAAACTTCGCTGGTGACCATCACCTTCAGCGAAGCGGTGAGTGGTTTCACCAATGGCGACCTGAGCGTGGCCAACGGTACCTTGAGTACCGTCAGCAGTAGCGATGGCGGTATCACCTGGACAGCGACTTTCACGCCGACCAACAACATTGTCGATAGCACCAACCTGATCACCCTGGATAACACCGGCGTGACTGATCTGGCTGGCAACACCGGGACCGGCACGACCAACTCCAACAACTACGCCATCGACACTGCGCGCCCGACTGCAACCATCGTGGTAGCGGACAACGCGCTGCGAGTCGGTGAAACTTCGTTGGTGACCATTACCTTCAGCGAAGCGGTGAGCGGTTTCACCAATGCTGACCTGACCATAGCCAACGGCACCTTGAGCGCCGTCAGCAGCAGCGATGGCGGTATCACCTGGACGGCAACCCTGACGCCGACCGCCAGCGTGACCGACACCACCAACCTGATCACCCTGGATAACACGGGCGTCGCCAATGCTTCCGGCAACATCGGCAGCGGCACGACCGACTCCAACAACTACGCCATCGACACCGTGCGTCCGACCTCAACCATCGTGGTTGCCGACAACGCCCTGGCCATTGGTGAAACCTCGTTGGTGACCATCACCTTCAGCGAGGCTGTGACCGGTTTCACCAACGCCGACCTGACCGTGTCCAATGGCACCTTGAGCGCGGTCAGCAGCAGCGACGGCGGTGTGACCTGGACTGCAACCCTGACGCCTACCGCCAACATCACCAGTGCCAGCAATGTCATCACTCTGGATAACACGGGTGTGACCGATCAGGCAGGCAACGCGGGTACCGGCCTCACGACTTCGGGCAATTATGCTGTCGACTCCGAGCGTCCCACAGCGAGTATCGTTGTGGCAGACAGCTCTCTTGCAGCAGGCGAAACCTCGCTGGTGACCATCACCTTCAGCGAAGCGGTCACCGGTTTCACCAACGCCGATCTGACGGTTCCCAATGGCACCTTGAGCGCGGTGAGCAGCAGCGATGGCGGTATCACCTGGACGGCGACCTTTACACCGACTGCCAATAGCTCTGACACCAGTAACGTGATCAGCCTGAACAGCGCGGGTGTGACGGACCTGGCTGGCAACGCCGGGACAGGTATCGTCAATTCGGGCAACTTCACCATCGACACCCGGCAGCCGACCGCAACCATCGTGGTAGCAGACAGCGCACTGGTTATCGGTGAAAGCTCCCTGGTGACTATCACCTTCAGCGAAGCTGTAAGTGGTTTCACCAATGCCGACCTGACAGTTGCCAATGGCACCTTGAGCGCGGTCAGCAGCAGCGATGGCGGTATCACCTGGACGGCAACCCTGACGCCAGCCGCGAACGTGACCGACACCACCAACCTGATCACGCTGGATAACACGGGCTTTGCCAATGCTTCCGGCAACATCGGCAGCGGCGTTACCAGCTCCAACAACTACACGATTGATACGGCGCGCCCGACCGCGACCATTGTGGTAGCCAACAGCACACTGGGGATCGGTCAAACCTCGCCAGTGACCATCACTTTCAGTGAGGCGGTCACTAACTTCGATCTGTCGGACCTCAGCGTCGCCAACGGCACTCTGTCGAACCTGGTCAGCAGCGATGGCGGCATTACCTGGACCGCAATCCTGACGCCAACGGCGAATATCACGGATGCGACCAACTTCATCGTCATGGACAGCAGTAATGTCACGGACCTGTCGGGTAACGCGGGTTCTGGCGTCCAGAACTCCGCCAATTACGCCATTGACGGTCAGGTTCCAACCATTTCGAGCATTGTGGTTGCCAACCCGAACCTGACCACCGGGCAGACCACTCAGGTGACATTCACGTTCAGTGAGCGTGTCAGTAACTTCGATCTTTCGGACCTCAGCGTCGCCAACGGCACCCTGTCCAATCTGGCCAGCAATGATGGTGGCCTGACCTGGACAGCGACTCTGACCCCGACAGCCAACACGCAGGCTCCGAGCAACTTCATCACGCTCGACAGCAGTAATGTGACGGACCTGGCAGGCAATACCGGTATCGGTATCACCAACTCCAGCAGCTACGCAGTCACCACGCTTTCTCAAGGTGGCGATCCGCAGTTCCGCATTAGCGATTCGGTCCCTCTGATCAGCCAGCCAAACCTGCCATTGCAGCCGACGCTCTTTGGCCCGCCGACCGGCAATCTCGGTTCGCCGCTGAGTTTCGCGCCGTTGTTTGAAGTGCGCACCACAGGCGACGGTCTTCCGCCTCTGGGTAACATTTTCATCAGCAATGGCGCGTTGGCTCCAAGCTTCATTGCACAGGTTTTCAGCTCGAGTGAGTTGGGCGGCAGTACGGGGGCCACTGGCGGTTTCCTTGGTTTTAGCAGCGGGGAAGGTGGCGTGTTCGGCAGCAGCACATTGTCGACGCTGTTCAGTCGCGAGTCCTCCACGGACACCTCGGCGCAAAGTACTTTTGACAGCGGTAGCAGCCGTGGCCTGAGCGATTCCTCACAAGGCATTCGCGGCAGCTTTGGCGCGTTGACACTGGAGCAACAGTTGCAATTGCTCAAGGATGGCGAGCAGAAACAGCTGCATGAACTAGCATGGGCTTTGGGGAAAGCCGGTATCAGTGAAGTGCAGGCCTGA
- a CDS encoding sulfotransferase family protein, producing the protein MHDFHFISGLPRSGSTLLSAILLQNPRFHAGMSSPVASLFSNVLGQCSAGSEFASMIDINARRRLLRGIFESYYADKTDKSIVFDTNRGWSSRLPALMDLFPKSKVIACVRNVAWIMDSIERVYRNNPFENTKLFVDDTERNTVYSRVETLAQRNRLVGFAWASLKEAYYGENADSLLLIDYDLLSQAPERVMRLVYEFIGEPWFEHDFNNLSYDAPQFDDALGVSGLHKVKPRVAFESRHTILPPDLFEQYSKLSFWNDGSASAANVIRMKSDAATH; encoded by the coding sequence ATGCACGATTTCCACTTCATATCGGGTCTGCCACGTTCGGGGTCCACCCTGCTGTCAGCCATTCTTCTGCAAAACCCCCGCTTTCATGCCGGTATGAGCAGCCCGGTTGCTTCGTTGTTTTCCAACGTTCTTGGTCAATGCAGCGCGGGCAGCGAATTCGCTTCGATGATCGATATCAACGCCCGTCGACGCCTGCTGCGCGGTATTTTCGAGTCCTATTACGCCGACAAGACCGACAAATCCATCGTTTTCGATACAAACCGGGGCTGGTCTTCGCGCCTCCCGGCCTTGATGGATCTGTTCCCCAAGTCCAAGGTCATTGCCTGCGTGCGCAATGTGGCCTGGATCATGGACAGCATCGAGCGCGTGTATCGCAACAATCCCTTCGAGAACACCAAGCTGTTTGTCGATGATACCGAGCGCAACACCGTCTACAGCCGGGTCGAGACCCTTGCGCAACGCAACCGTCTGGTGGGGTTTGCCTGGGCTTCGCTCAAGGAAGCCTATTACGGCGAAAATGCCGATTCCCTGCTGCTGATCGACTACGACCTGCTTTCCCAGGCTCCAGAGCGGGTCATGCGTCTGGTGTATGAATTCATCGGCGAGCCGTGGTTCGAGCACGACTTCAACAACCTTTCCTATGACGCGCCGCAGTTCGACGACGCCTTGGGCGTCTCCGGTCTGCACAAGGTAAAACCCAGGGTCGCCTTTGAAAGCAGGCACACGATCCTGCCGCCTGATCTGTTTGAGCAGTATTCAAAGCTGTCGTTCTGGAATGACGGTTCGGCAAGCGCTGCCAACGTCATCCGCATGAAATCCGACGCCGCGACCCATTGA
- a CDS encoding phage tail protein, with amino-acid sequence MEVFMGSIMTFGFPFAPNGWAQCNGQTLNISQYNALYALLGVIYGGNASQNFMLPNLQGRVPVNQGTGLNLTNRVIGTASGVEKVTVTIANMPSHVHQMSALTATTTINLGAKPSTTGSIVPTATNCYVGGTTAGPTSANMFAPDLGTDAPIVQKGVSTAISGTMQPVGGSQPLDSMNPFLVVNFSIALQGLFPSRN; translated from the coding sequence ATGGAAGTTTTTATGGGCTCGATCATGACGTTCGGCTTCCCCTTTGCACCCAATGGCTGGGCGCAATGTAACGGCCAGACGCTGAACATTAGCCAGTACAACGCCTTGTACGCGCTGCTGGGCGTCATCTATGGAGGCAATGCATCACAGAACTTCATGCTGCCCAACCTTCAAGGCAGGGTGCCAGTCAACCAGGGAACCGGTCTCAACCTGACCAACCGAGTGATCGGCACTGCATCGGGCGTTGAAAAGGTCACGGTCACCATCGCCAACATGCCGTCTCACGTACACCAGATGAGCGCCCTGACAGCGACAACCACCATCAATCTGGGCGCCAAGCCGAGCACCACTGGATCCATCGTGCCAACGGCCACCAACTGCTATGTCGGAGGCACAACAGCCGGCCCGACTTCCGCCAACATGTTTGCACCGGACCTGGGAACCGACGCGCCTATCGTGCAGAAAGGCGTCTCGACCGCCATCAGCGGCACCATGCAGCCAGTCGGAGGCAGCCAGCCTCTCGACAGCATGAACCCTTTCCTGGTCGTGAACTTCAGCATTGCACTGCAGGGCCTTTTCCCTAGCCGCAACTGA
- a CDS encoding DUF6916 family protein translates to MLQDITVEHFRTLLGSTCSLQLDDGSQLPIAISSIDEKPLARLSDNQRLPFSISLNSLEPSAFVDGLCALELPELGRLEEIFVSRVPPMGRDANLAYYCISFN, encoded by the coding sequence ATGCTGCAAGACATTACTGTCGAACATTTTCGTACGCTGCTGGGCAGCACCTGCTCGCTGCAACTGGACGATGGCAGTCAATTGCCGATTGCCATCTCTTCCATCGATGAAAAACCTCTGGCACGCCTGTCCGACAATCAGCGCCTGCCCTTCAGCATCAGCCTCAACTCACTGGAACCCAGCGCCTTCGTCGATGGCCTGTGCGCTCTCGAACTGCCGGAACTGGGCAGACTGGAAGAGATCTTTGTTTCCCGAGTGCCGCCCATGGGACGCGATGCAAACCTGGCTTATTACTGCATCAGCTTCAACTGA
- a CDS encoding GNAT family N-acetyltransferase codes for MLNNADGLEVRPSRDTDSPFIQSLYHSARPDLQLIDGERDLVEDVIAQQFRVQEAGLGGEFPNAMHYVIEKLGTLIGALVVDFGPNEIRVLYLAFIPAARGKGYGRTVLQGVQQAAEKICCPVATVVWANNPHARQHYLALGFQVEERDVAAERLVWYPGQAKTG; via the coding sequence ATGTTGAACAATGCAGACGGGCTTGAAGTCAGGCCTTCACGTGATACGGACAGCCCGTTCATTCAGTCGCTCTACCATTCGGCCAGGCCCGATTTGCAACTGATCGATGGCGAGCGTGATCTGGTTGAGGACGTCATTGCCCAGCAATTTCGTGTGCAGGAAGCCGGCCTGGGCGGTGAGTTTCCCAATGCGATGCATTACGTGATTGAAAAGCTTGGCACCCTGATCGGTGCGCTGGTGGTGGACTTTGGTCCCAATGAAATCCGTGTGCTGTATCTGGCGTTCATTCCGGCAGCCCGGGGCAAGGGGTACGGGCGTACGGTATTGCAAGGTGTGCAACAAGCTGCCGAGAAGATCTGTTGCCCGGTTGCGACGGTGGTCTGGGCCAATAACCCCCATGCGCGCCAGCATTATCTGGCGCTGGGGTTTCAGGTCGAAGAGCGGGATGTGGCGGCGGAGCGTCTGGTCTGGTATCCGGGCCAGGCCAAGACAGGCTGA